From a single Silene latifolia isolate original U9 population chromosome 6, ASM4854445v1, whole genome shotgun sequence genomic region:
- the LOC141587487 gene encoding F-box/kelch-repeat protein At3g23880-like translates to MGDNEIVGPNNIPEELVSEILCYLPVKSLIRFTIVCKTWLRCIRNDHQFAMKNYLIQTTSSSTVLDNVDYMFSYVSKSGNPCLYSFTKSKSFRFSTKFECLPDLSIEISNSCHGIICFHFWREGILLCNPLIQEIVLLPPCPTKTTYNGKKALGFDPIQNDYKVVAIDFPSKDNYLCTVNLYSLRHGHWRKLYSSISPRCSYGLEGDGASNANGRICNWLFDKEVEFGKTELTLLSFDMGEEVLKEFPIPKCEHEDPHSHTDDHQLLSSTRWQACLSCLHRSRNFNRGFIIDVWVLKDCIWSKAIVVNFPDHEPIEPSHFWINDNELFVNIQKGNMREVFHYELGTQQLKRTGSKGFFCTTRGYMESLVSLKHFMSPHHECKHNDTGKYVLREISRKGVRWSRSFNLIQASR, encoded by the coding sequence ATGGGTGATAATGAAATTGTTGGACCTAATAATATCCCAGAAGAATTGGTTTCGGAGATTTTATGTTACCTTCCAGTGAAATCGTTGATACGCTTCACAATTGTCTGCAAAACATGGTTGCGTTGTATCAGGAATGACCATCAATTTGCCATGAAGAATTATCTTATTCAAACTACCTCGTCGTCTACGGTGTTGGACAATGTTGATTACATGTTTTCCTATGTTAGCAAATCTGGTAACCCATGTTTGTACTCTTTCACCAAATCAAAATCATTTCGATTTTCAACCAAGTTCGAGTGTTTACCTGATCTATCAATAGAGATATCTAACTCCTGTCATGGCATTATCTGCTTTCATTTTTGGAGAGAGGGGATCTTATTGTGTAACCCGTTAATTCAAGAGATCGTCTTGCTGCCACCATGCCCAACAAAGACGACATATAATGGGAAAAAAGCACTTGGCTTTGACCCCATTCAAAACGACTACAAAGTTGTCGCTATTGACTTCCCGAGTAAAGATAACTATCTTTGCACGGTGAACCTGTACTCTTTGCGCCATGGACATTGGCGAAAACTATATTCTAGTATTTCTCCTCGTTGCAGTTACGGATTAGAGGGGGATGGCGCTTCAAATGCAAATGGAAGAATCTGCAATTGGTTGTTTGATAAAGAAGTCGAGTTTGGAAAAACCGAGCTAACCTTGCTATCATTTGACATGGGAGAGGAGGTTTTGAAGGAGTTTCCCATTCCAAAATGTGAACATGAAGATCCTCATAGTCATACCGACGATCATCAACTCTTATCCTCGACCAGATGGCAAGCTTGCCTTAGCTGTCTCCATCGTAGTAGAAATTTCAACCGTGGGTTTATTATTGATGTATGGGTACTCAAAGATTGTATTTGGAGCAAGGCAATTGTTGTTAACTTTCCGGACCATGAGCCAATTGAACCATCGCACTTTTGGATAAATGACAACGAGTTATTTGTTAATATACAAAAGGGAAACATGAGAGAAGTGTTCCATTACGAGCTTGGCACCCAACAACTTAAGCGCACTGGAAGCAAGGGTTTTTTTTGCACTACGAGGGGTTATATGGAGAGCCTAGTCTCATTGAAGCATTTCATGTCACCCCACCATGAATGTAAACACAATGACACGGGTAAATATGTTTTGCGTGAAATTAGCAGAAAAGGTGTTCGATGGTCTCGTAGCTTCAACTTGATTCAGGCATCCAGATGA
- the LOC141586248 gene encoding uncharacterized protein LOC141586248, protein MKEKKMKKRKLEGTYGDSKPKTGCEDIELGSTEISKEELARLRYKNNTPFKQRHREMLNKDRKDWEANKERIFRDRDIGCAKAAVEFYNKKHGTNYIIVETLGSYAAMFDGLLYHCNFRAERECVINSGRRPSPKLFFAELLNQLDADSVKTCVILDNPDPCYRFPRGCKICPDLLWHPVNYVSNSWIPEK, encoded by the exons ATGAaggagaagaagatgaagaagag GAAGTTGGAAGGCACCTATGGAGATTCTAAGCCCAAAACCGG ATGCGAAGATATAGAGTTGGGTTCGACGGAGATTTCTAAGGAGGAGCTTGCAAGGCTGCGTTATAAGAATAATACTCCTTTCAA ACAGCGCCATAGAGAGATGTTGAACAAGGATAGGAAGGATTGGGAGGCTAATAAGGAACGGATATTTCGTGACCGGGATATTGGTTGTGCAAAAGCAGCAGTAGAATTCTACAACAAGAAACAC gGCACTAATTATATAATTGTTGAAACCCTCGGAAGCTATGCTGCAATGTTTGATGGACTTCTCTATCATTGCAACTTCAGAGCTGAGCGTGAATGTGTAATCAATTCTGGAAGACGCCCCTCACCTAAACTCTTCTTTGCCGAGTTACTTAATCAACTTGATGCCGATTCTGTCAAGACCTGTGTTATCTTGGATAACCCTGATCCTT GTTACCGTTTTCCCCGTGGCTGTAAAATATGTCCAGATCTGCTGTGGCATCCTGTCAACTACGTTAGTAATAGTTGGATTCCGGAGAAATGA
- the LOC141587486 gene encoding putative F-box protein At4g38870 — translation MENPGFTSKPSMVKLGENHAPNSANFGRTCSIEEPKKLVGGYFDRLPCDILHNIALMLPFDSIIQLRRSSKFWYNCLRDPKFVDLQLTHALQKSRGCLFTAADKNCMNYEMYTVEQSGDHLTTSKISNYSTERYRFRDCQSSGGLICVFSSKSKSFRIFNPHIGQEVQVLDVPKFKECIHFGWWFFSYSPSTKEYKILKIGVLRPEDETNRNRGCRIIKLLAAITTLGSNIWWEIQNVPPDLSSISFTECQGTLFWITRSGLTLFDIVSEKFHEIHGPPSKPYLLIRKSGGVLRVINKLISMGHTVGYLKDCRLWVLEDKTKGIWTNKYDFSSPPLQIYARGLKCISGSGGLFGFIENSTSVFRQNMRSTHFKAIEIELDKYIGENDPRTIYFSAPHVRSLVSPVRVLEMGNKLKTGSGQQIYDHSNLMDISLKRKWVLETLKLDYDASEDDLFNNMYTFMREYDDQPRLKRR, via the exons ATGGAAAATCCAGGATTTACCAGTAAGCCTTCCATGGTGAAACTAGGGGAAAATCATGCTCCAAATTCAG CCAATTTTGGTCGGACATGCTCGATAGAGGAGCCAAAGAAATTGGTTGGAGGGTATTTTGATAGGCTGCCATGTGATATACTGCATAATATTGCACTTATGCTACCGTTCGACTCAATCATACAACTAAGGCGCTCGAGTAAGTTTTGGTACAACTGCCTGAGAGACCCTAAGTTTGTTGATTTGCAATTAACTCATGCACTTCAGAAATCTCGTGGCTGTCTTTTTACTGCAGCCGACAAAAATTGTATGAATTATGAAATGTATACTGTGGAACAATCAGGAGATCATCTGACTACCTCTAAGATCTCTAATTACTCAACCGAAAGGTATAGGTTTCGGGATTGTCAATCAAGTGGAGGTTTGATATGTGTCTTCTCGAGTAAATCGAAGAGCTTTCGTATTTTCAATCCCCATATAGGACAGGAAGTACAAGTTCTTGATGTTCCTAAATTTAAAGAATGCATTCACTTCGGTTGGTGGTTCTTTAGTTATTCACCGTCCACCAAAGAGTATAAGATTCTTAAGATCGGGGTATTAAGACCCGAAGACGAGACTAACAGAAATAGGGGTTGCAGAATAATCAAGTTATTGGCTGCGATTACCACACTTGGTTCCAACATTTGGTGGGAAATACAGAATGTTCCCCCTGATTTGTCTAGTATATCTTTCACAGAATGTCAAGGGACATTGTTTTGGATAACGAGGTCCGGTTTAACATTATTTGATATTGTTTCCGAAAAATTTCATGAAATTCATGGCCCTCCAAGCAAACCTTATCTTCTGATACGTAAAAGTGGTGGAGTTTTAAGGGTGATAAATAAGCTTATAAGCATGGGTCACACTGTAGGATATTTAAAGGACTGCAGATTATGGGTGTTGGAAGATAAAACAAAGGGCATATGGACAAACAAGTATGATTTTTCAAGTCCCCCGTTGCAAATATATGCTCGCGGGCTTAAATGTATCTCAGGGAGTGGCGGTTTGTTTGGCTTCATTGAAAATTCAACCAGCGTGTTTAGACAAAACATGAGAAGTACACATTTCAAAGCCATCGAAATTGAATTGGACAAGTATATAGGTGAAAATGATCCAAGAACGATATATTTTTCCGCTCCACATGTAAGAAGTTTAGTTTCTCCTGTTCGAGTCCTGGAAAtgggaaataaactaaaaacagGGAGTGGTCAACAAATATATGATCATTCTAATCTCATGGACATTAGTCTCAAGAGAAAATGGGTATTAGAGACCTTGAAGTTGGATTATGATGCTTCTGAAGACGATCTTTTCAACAACATGTACACATTCATGCGAGAATATGATGACCAACCAAGACTGAAAAGGCGATAA